From a single Nicotiana tabacum cultivar K326 chromosome 8, ASM71507v2, whole genome shotgun sequence genomic region:
- the LOC107832767 gene encoding PGR5-like protein 1B, chloroplastic isoform X1, whose protein sequence is MAGACSPVARRVFGSTVIELSSSSSRTGASFPVRISTRSYGLSAFEEREAPQGPSCIFVGPIETASKETLEALYRQARDAYYSGTPLIIDDMFDRVELKLRWYGSKHVVKYPRCSLRRHSTYADAEEDPSQVFALASVWLLILGFGSSFWIVPIIYTIAQAYQDMFDSGMSYTYQSFELFTVLNGILFMVLGSIIGFPIASASVGALQGLWKNDLVALKGACPNCGEEVFAFVKSEKSNRSPHRADCHVCGSKLEFQTKVEQSISRPGRRWVYGRVYLIRQRQRWA, encoded by the exons ATGGCGGGCGCGTGCTCTCCTGTCGCTCGTCGCGTGTTCGGTTCCACTGTCATCGAGCTGTCCAGCAGCAGCTCCCGCACCGGAGCTTCATTTCCGGTCCGGATCTCCACAAGGAGCTATGGCTTATCCGCCTTTGAAGAGAGAGAGGCACCTCAAGGACCTTCCTGTATTTTCGTCGGACCTATTGAAACAGCTAGCAAAGAAACCTTAGAAGCTCTCTACCGTCAG GCACGTGATGCGTATTACAGTGGGACACCTTTAATAATTGATGATATGTTTGACAGAGTAGAG TTAAAGTTGCGGTGGTATGGTTCAAAGCATGTCGTCAAGTACCCGCGTTGTAGTCTCAGGCGGCACTCAACTTATGCTGATGCAGAG GAAGATCCATCACAGGTGTTTGCATTAGCAAGCGTATGGTTGTTGATTCTTGGGTTTGGGAGTTCATTCTGGATTGTGCCTATAATCTACACCATCGCTCAAGCTTATCAAGACATGTTTGATTCAGGAATGTCCTACACCTATCAATCTTTTGAGTTGTTTACAGTGCTCAACGGAATCCTTTTCATGGTGTTGGGATCTATCATAGGCTTTCCAATTGCTTCAGCCTCTG TTGGAGCACTTCAAGGACTTTGGAAAAATGACTTGGTCGCTCTGAAAGGGGCATGCCCAAACTGTGGTGAGGAG GTGTTTGCTTTCGTGAAATCAGAGAAGTCCAACCGTTCCCCACATAGAGCTGATTGTCATGTTTGTGGGAGCAAACTAGAATTTCAGACCAAGGTTGAG CAATCCATCTCAAGACCTGGCAGACGTTGGGTTTATGGTCGCGTTTACTTAATTAGACAGAGGCAACGATGGGCATGA
- the LOC107832767 gene encoding PGR5-like protein 1B, chloroplastic isoform X2: MAGACSPVARRVFGSTVIELSSSSSRTGASFPVRISTRSYGLSAFEEREAPQGPSCIFVGPIETASKETLEALYRQARDAYYSGTPLIIDDMFDRVELKLRWYGSKHVVKYPRCSLRRHSTYADAEEDPSQVFALASVWLLILGFGSSFWIVPIIYTIAQAYQDMFDSGMSYTYQSFELFTVLNGILFMVLGSIIGFPIASASVGALQGLWKNDLVALKGACPNCGEEVFAFVKSEKSNRSPHRADCHVCGSKLEFQTKQSISRPGRRWVYGRVYLIRQRQRWA; this comes from the exons ATGGCGGGCGCGTGCTCTCCTGTCGCTCGTCGCGTGTTCGGTTCCACTGTCATCGAGCTGTCCAGCAGCAGCTCCCGCACCGGAGCTTCATTTCCGGTCCGGATCTCCACAAGGAGCTATGGCTTATCCGCCTTTGAAGAGAGAGAGGCACCTCAAGGACCTTCCTGTATTTTCGTCGGACCTATTGAAACAGCTAGCAAAGAAACCTTAGAAGCTCTCTACCGTCAG GCACGTGATGCGTATTACAGTGGGACACCTTTAATAATTGATGATATGTTTGACAGAGTAGAG TTAAAGTTGCGGTGGTATGGTTCAAAGCATGTCGTCAAGTACCCGCGTTGTAGTCTCAGGCGGCACTCAACTTATGCTGATGCAGAG GAAGATCCATCACAGGTGTTTGCATTAGCAAGCGTATGGTTGTTGATTCTTGGGTTTGGGAGTTCATTCTGGATTGTGCCTATAATCTACACCATCGCTCAAGCTTATCAAGACATGTTTGATTCAGGAATGTCCTACACCTATCAATCTTTTGAGTTGTTTACAGTGCTCAACGGAATCCTTTTCATGGTGTTGGGATCTATCATAGGCTTTCCAATTGCTTCAGCCTCTG TTGGAGCACTTCAAGGACTTTGGAAAAATGACTTGGTCGCTCTGAAAGGGGCATGCCCAAACTGTGGTGAGGAG GTGTTTGCTTTCGTGAAATCAGAGAAGTCCAACCGTTCCCCACATAGAGCTGATTGTCATGTTTGTGGGAGCAAACTAGAATTTCAGACCAAG CAATCCATCTCAAGACCTGGCAGACGTTGGGTTTATGGTCGCGTTTACTTAATTAGACAGAGGCAACGATGGGCATGA